In Glycine max cultivar Williams 82 chromosome 4, Glycine_max_v4.0, whole genome shotgun sequence, the genomic stretch CGGTAATGACCTGAATCAACCTGGGCCCGTAACCAATAGCACAGAGGAAGGTGACATAATCATGGGGGGTAATGTTGTAAACCAAGCCAGGGTCCATTGCGAGAGCGAGGTTGAGATGGCCAGCGCCAAAATCATAGGGCGTGGAAGCATTCCCGGTGGCTTGATCAATCATCAGAGCGTTGGTGTTGTCAAAAACCGTGGCGGTTGTCATCATGGCAGACCTTATGGCCGCGGGGCTCCAATCAGGGTGCGCCGACTTCAACAAGGCCGCTGCGCCACTCACGTGAGGACACGCCATTGAGGTGCCCGACAATATGTTGAATTCGGTTCTTCTGGTGTCGGAGTCCAACCCAGAAGGCCCAACCCCACCGGTCCAGGCCGCCAGAATGTTGACCCCCGGTGCCGTCAAATCCGGTTTAAGTATTTCCAAACTCAACCCGTTGGGCCCCCTCGCCGAAAACGACGCCACAACGGGTGCCGGTCTGATTCCCACCACGGTGCCTTTGAAATCAATTGTAGCCGTGGGGTTCGCGGAGAAATTAATGTATTCTTTGATTTCGTCTCCAAAGTTAGCACCAAGCGCACACGCGGGAAGAAGATGAGCGTCCCCAACAAGACCTTCTCCGTTGGATATTCCGTTAGCCAGAATCATTCCCACTCCACCGGCTTTCTTCACCACCAACCCCTTCGCAACCCTCGCACTACTTCCTCTGTCGCAAACCACTATCTTCCCTTTTACCAGTTCGGGGTCTAATGAGTTTTCCATGCACAGAGAATCCGTCAGAACCCCTGATTTTCCGGGGTATATTAAGGGATACATTTTCCCCTTCAACGGCTCTCCGGAGTACAGAGATACCCCGGAGAGTCTTCGTCCGTTTCCCAATATAACCTCCGCCGGAAAATCACGATCAATGGTGCCTGCTCCGACGGTTGTCAACCACGGAGCGAGGTTTGTCACCGACATGCCACTGGGCCCGTCGTTTCCACCCGAAGAAGACACAAACACACCTCTTGAAACTGCACCGTAAGACCCGATGGCAATGGGGTCAAGATAGTAAGGGGAGGAAATGCCGTCGCCACCGCCGATGGACATAGAAATGACGTCGACGCCGTCGGCCACGGCGGCGTCAAAGGCCGCGAGAATGTCAGAGTCAAAGCAACCGGAATTCTTCCAACACAACTTGTACATGGCTAGTCTTGCTTTGGGAGCCACGCCCTTTGCGACTCCAAAAGCATAGCCGGCCATGCTGGCTTCGAAAACGTAACGGCCCGCCGCGGTTGACGCCGTGTGGGTTCCGTGGCCATCCGCGTCTCGAGGCGAACGGAATTCGACGGTGTCGTTAAAGGAAGTGCCGCTTGCCTCGTGGCCTTTAGAGAAGAATCTGGCACCGATCAATTTCCTGTTACAGTTACTGGGAGAGAATCTCACGCCGCTTTCGCAAACCCCTTTCCAGCGTTTAGGAATGGGGCCTAAGTTGGAGTCGCTGAAGCTGCGGCGCTCCGGCCAGATTCCAGTGTCGAACACTCCGATGATAACGTCGGATCCGTAGTCAGTTTCGGACCACAGGCCACGCTGGTTTCTGAGGCCAACAAACTGAGGGGAGCGAGTGGTGTGAAGGTGGCGGCGGCGGTCCTCGAAGACGGCGAGGACGGAGGGGTGCTGGCCGAGAGAAGCGACTTGTTGGTGGGTGAGAACTGCGGAGAAGCCGTGGAAAACGGTGTCGTAGAGATGGAGGATGCGGGTTGGGTCTGCGAACTCGGAGGTGTACCAGTGGTAGTGTGTGGGGAAAACTGACGGCTTCGATTCTGAATCGATTCTGAAGATGAATGTTTTCGAAACTTGATACTGCAGCGCTATGGTTTGTGGGAGAAAACTAAAGAGAATAatgaaaaacaacaacaacaagttgCAGGAAAGGAGCGCGGGAGGATCAGCATTCCGCATAATGTTAGCCATTTGTAATACCAGTGAGTGAGTCAGAACTGATATATACACGCCCACACAGGGTCGTGGGATAACAAAATTTGGCGAATGATGCTTCGAATTTCATGGTGTGGAATGTGCGTGGTCCATGTTCAATTTATGTGCTTTAATTGCACTGTTTGCCAGAATTGGATAACCATGGTTCTGTTCAAAACACTGCCATGGGATTCCCTGATTATGCCTTAACTATTATAGTACGGTCCATGGAAAGGCTTAAGTACTTTGgataaaaattagataattgtttcttccaattaaaattatcattttgtttttgtaattagaattagcaataatttttaagataaagttACACACACATAATTGTATTTAAGTATTTTgtattcaatattttaattgatattaagaataatttcaagaaacaaaaattatatagtgAAAGAATGTTAACCCAAATAGCTCTTCACACTTTATTAGTAATCTTTAATGAATACGcttttataagatttttgttCATATTCTTCAACTGTGAGgttatcttttagtttaaaatttactAATGAGCGTTGTTTAGATATTAACTCAAATTTCTTTGAGTGTTTCAAGCTTTTTTCACACTCATGACTCATCACGTCTCCTACTATTTCTCTtatctttgtttaatttatttttccattatATCATACCCACATGATGTGTAAAATTGCCCTATATCTTTGCTCATTGTATATCCTTTCTTTATAAGAACCTACACACTCCCTTGATGTGTCAAATGAACAGTTTACAGTTCCCATCTTTTCGCCTTTAACGTGACtttaattaatctaaaattaacataaactCTTATCGATGTGGGTAGGGCGAGTCATTACTTCACCATTTTCTAActctattaaattattaagagtGCAATAACTCACCGCTAAATCCTTGTTGTTGAGTGTCATTGATTATGCCCCTAAATGCTCGTTAATAAAGCTTAtttaaaaagaatgaagttctCATTCCGATAAGTATTTAATAATGTCACTATATATGGCTGCTTATTTACTATTCTACTGCATTGCTATACTAGTATTTATTAATGTCACTATATACTAGTTATCCTTATTAGGAGTACTTTATTACTATTCACAGGGTATTGTATGTCAATCTCTTGTATTTAGATGAGAAAATATATTCACTATTTTATCTTGAATTCTTGGTTTTACTCAATGAAACTCCATCATATCATGAATGTGCTATGAGTTATCTTCTCACCTTCCCATGTACTTCGCGCACTTTGCTTCCGTGCATGCATGAGAATTTGTAGCCTCGcctaataatgtttttattgaCATATTACAATAAAATTGTTCATGTAATTTTCAACTCCTATCTACTTCGAGAAATAAGCTAGGTCTAAAACACTAATTTCTTCGATCTTTTTCTCCGCCACgaacttgtatatatatataaaaaagttgttCTTTTACAAAGGAAACACTAAAAGAACAACTCATATattaacagaaaagaaaaatacttgtTAAACTTTGTTTTATTGGTGTATTCAACTTAAtatacacataataataaatttaatagtatgatgcattatattaataaaaaaatattagtataattGATGTATATACTACTGTTGGTTGATTAATTACAATGTAAGCATGCCATATATGGTTGTTATTAGTGTCGTTATTGCTAGCTGTGATTGCACTACTACTACCATCAATATGCCTGTTATTACTATCAAGTTGATAATACAATTATtaatgtttgtattttttttattttaatcaaatgtatttatttttaaaatactacaatatattttatcaaacttaggaataaaacatttattattaggAATAGATACATTATTCTAGAAaacttacattaaaaaaattgaaattttattcttGAGAATCTCGTTCTCAAGGAAGTAATTTAAGTGTAAGCAAAATGTTCCTTATCAAATATCATCATAATATTGAATTATTGatgatacaaaaaataatatcatatttactagtaataatttgttcaatgttttttttttatcttgtagtAAAATGCACttattctatttatattttatttttgtaatttatgaaCAAAGGGAATTTTCTCTGTATTTTACAAATTCCAgaatataaaatacaatttacAACAACATTTTTATGCTATTAGAtgtatttaaaatagttttcatatatattaataccaaaattttaatttctattagacCGGCTAACCCTTCAACCATATAAACCACTACAGTATAATGCTTTATTTAAAAGTAGAAAGAagtaaggaaaaaagaaagatataaaaaagtaattatatatagAAAAGATGGGGAATATCAAATAAGCGAAAATTAgtagtttttttatgtttaatgttAAGAggggagaaaagaagagagagaaaaagtcaaaacttctctttatttatttggcTGAGTAGAAaaattggaaataaataaaatataatcactttAATTAAATGAACTTTAAACTTAGATCTTGTTTACGTGCAACTTAATCCTCAACCTTTAAAACAATGTAGCACGTTTGTTTTATGAAATCCTATtggatttttataaatattagtctTAACAATATTAGATGGGAATGATATTTTTGTGCATTTCAAAAAAATGTGTTGTTAATTAttgagaattttttatattattgagaatgtttaaatatatgtttggttaatattttttttaggaatatatgttatgttaacaaaatattatttttattaaagacattattatattttatatcaactATCAATTATACCATAATTTGATGTTACATGACTCGCGCATCATTTAAACATGCACatatgaaattaaattcaaacttaAAACACAATTAAATATGCTTTGCTTGTTGTATAATTTTCACTGGATAGGAAACAAACCAAGAagaattatagaaaaaatgtaaaataaaattataatttacacATTAACAAGGAATATACACGATAAtgagaataataaaattgatagtAAGTAGAAAAGTAATTGATAGTGAATATTAATAGTACTTTTAcctaataaatacataaatctACATTTTCTCCTCTTTCCATGCCaatcaaatcaatataaaaatgtcgtctttctaaaataaaacatgatcaaatttttttattattatcttctaataaatttggaaaaacatatttttatttttatatttctagaTATTTAATAAGATTCCGTTAAAGAAACTTTCTCCCTATCTTATTTCTTACTGTTTTAAAAGTTAGCAGAATGAGTTCcctattaagtttttaattaaatattgatgAAATGCATAgtctttttcatttaaataaaatcttagatTGGATTGGGGCATTTGATAGATTGGATCATCTTTAGGCAATAAAAAAAGGGTTGATGAATCTACACCATATATTGTAATGAGTGATTTTGTTTCATCGTTTGTTGAGCTTTGAGATGCCCACGCTCATCACGGCGGAGCATTCAATTACGGCTCCTGAGACCTTCAATGCTGACGTCATCTGTGCTGGAAACAACAATTCTTATAAATCATGGACGCCTTTGACAATCATTCATGGCGGGGACTACCTtccaaattataaatgttttggGTTTTATCTCTTAAAAGTTACACTTTATTGAATTTCtctaatttgataaatatattatttaaatttaattaattattaattaattaatccatactttgataattttattagctaactaaataaatattgaattattttatcataaaaaatctactatttttattttgatattaagaTAAATAACCTAACTTTATTTAACAAggtttaattatgatttttgtgatataaaataaaatacttttttagcaAATTCTTatccatattattttttttatcattcttatCCATATGATTTAAAATCAAGTTTAAGAACCACTcataaaaacattataaattattttcaaaagttaaGGTAAATTCACTTGTGATTTTTTGTTGCTTAAAATTGGATAGAGTCACTTATTTAAGCTATTATTCCTTATGAGAGCATCTCCAATAGAAAAATTCATTTTGAGATCTTAATTGCTTTTTTGGTGGAGAGAGTGTTACATTACTCtcatatttctttcattttttatcctGCTCCAATAATAAATCTTAGCAAGATCAAATCTTGAGACTAAGATCCCTTTGCAAGATTTTGTGTTGGAATGCTCATGCTATGAGTTGCTTATCATTTGCGTTCAATATAAATAGAGAATATGAAACATTAAATTCTAAGAGAATATTTGTgagttaaataatttatcaataaaaactcttatttataaaaaaattaattaaattacaaatataaaaaataaaattcatctcTATGATCTGTCATGGCAGATATGattattaaaatacttataataaaaatcatcgaacttataatataaatccatttatgattagatgatggcttaaagattattataattatcagTACATAcactatattttcttttgaggtctaaacaacattataattttgaaataaatcagatggattttttaattttttttctcctaccTTATGATtacaatactttttttaacCAAAGCAAAAGTGTCTAAAAATGTAACtctaaagaaataaaaggttacCCGTTACCCTCAACAAAAAAGGTTGGATTTGAGCCTTTTTAGGTATAAAACTGTGATAGCTTTCACAGGGTTGGACAAATGCTTCCTCTAGAGACACGTTAAGAATAACCTAGCCCAAATTAAATAGCCTGTTCAGTTCAGCTTCACCGGGTCGGGTGGGTCGATTAGACAAGGAATCGTCACTAGAgtgatttatttaattcttaaaatcaattttatcaaatactaaTATAAAACTGCTTAACTAGTTTAAAACCATGTAAACCTTAAAGTCAAATTTATTCTGTGTATAAATTAGAGTATATACACgttcgaaaaataaataaattaagagtaTATAACTTGGAGATTAAATCACGTAAGTCAATTTACTTGTTTGCCATTACAAACGGACGTTCAACGAAAAAAGATACAAATTCTTGTTTCCATGCTCTGGAAAGTGCAAATACGTGTTTTCAAAACAGTAAGTCATTCACTAGTTTCACTCTTTCAATTAGATCAGcgtttatattttctctttcctttattGAGTGTGACATTCGTTCACAATATCTAAGACGTGAAAAGTTTCTTTATTCTTTCATTTAAAttagtattaaattttaaaacaaaaaaatcacatatatttacaaaaaaaagtctaatATATACCtctcttatttaaaataaaaaacttctttaaatatttacttGAAGCCTTACTTATTATCAGGCTGATCCTACATTAAGAAATGGTGAGTCtttctatttaattatatatgtttcagACAACCTAATTTTAGGAGTTAAtgtgttaaaaataaatcaatgggTAGATCAGAAGACTAATGCAAAATATATTAatggatgataaaaaaataaagacatatgaaagagaaaaattaataattattatactaatgttttaataatttttattctatattgataatcatgtatatatatgtactaGTTGACTATCATTTGGACACTTAACATGTCAATTCAACCCTTTTAATAAAGTTAAATGGCACcaactaataataaaactacATTGATTCACAACTCACAATGTAAGAataatcttttcatttttttttaattcaggtACTAATTTGATTAATCATTTCATATTTAGAGACTAAACCAAGGTAACTTAGTAGATCTCTTGAATTGTACAACTCAGGTCTGACTATATTAATAGTACCaatatatttgataataaataagattttcAGATACATGTTAGCcttaaagttaaatatatagTGGATTTTTTTATGACACAATATTAGAAGATTTATTGCTACCATCAATATGCAAATTGGATATCGATGAAGAATATAGTGACTGTAATTGATTGTGAATTATCGACAACCCCTTCATAGCCATCTTAGATCCATACCAGGAATCATTtcttaaatgaatatgttaaTTCTTTAGTTTAGTTGAATCAAAATAACAGAAATAAATGTAGACAAAagtaataattgaattaaaattgtaattttttttaaaataggagacgaaatatatctattttaaaataaaaagatcaaaattttaaataaaataaaatagagaggCTCAAAGttgtatttatataaattgatgAAAAATTTGTGTGAAAGTAAAAATGGAGTAGTGTATTACATGTAATTGTGTAGAGAGCGTTTTTGCATTTTGTCCtagattttatattaaattaccATCAAgtaaaacaacaataataacataatCGACGATAatgattttgttatgttattcatGATGGTAAgggtaataattaaaaattgaatagtAGAAAAATTATAGCTGAAATAGAAAAGAtgaaatgttatatttttaattgaagtttccattttaaattaaacccttaattattattattattatttgtcgtAGTTAAGAATGAACATTATGCATAAAAGCATTGATTAAATCAATCAATGTTAACACATCAAGTTAGTTTATAAAAAGTTAATCTACCCTTTTACTAAcagttttcataattttatggtTTTAGCTAGCTATTGCATACATGGGGTAACCACATTATTAGATATAGTATATTATTGTGATTTAAGATTACATGCCCCACATACATTATATATCACATTGAACATGCCAGCCAAAGTACTGGGTGATGATACAAAACGATAAGAAAGGAGAGCACATGTCATGGGAGCTGCTAAATAAAAACTACTCAACGTGGAACCACATCTGAACTGAAGATAAAAGGACTCTCGTATTTAATTTGAATCTCTATCTGTCTATTTGGCTATGTCTCTAATTACATCGAATCCCATCTCAGTTGGATCTGTGGCCTGGAGTTCATAGCTGATTCCATCCAGCGCTCTTCTCAGCCCATCCTTCGAAGTTGCGTATAGAATCTTTGCTCTAATCCTTGATGCTGTTGGAGACCTgatcatatatattataaatatttcaattcaaattcaatcatGCATATTAGATAATTAAAGCAAATCAATCCCCCACTCGGGTCCCCCCCTACCATCTGAAATCATCATATAATTGTACCTAAAAAGAACTTTCATTTTGTTTCCTCCGCATAAATTATTGAGCCATTATATGCAACATTATTACAACAACTGTTAGAGACGACATAACTCATAATTAAAATAGCGCCACCAGACACTGGGTAGgctacttttgttttgtttgtatgCATAAAACCACGGATCAACAGCAATAAAACATAGGATAAGTACTAAGAAAAAGAGGGTTAAAAGGGTAATTATGAAAAACAGATGAAGAAGCACCATGCAATGAAGAAGATCTTGCTCTTGCGGCAGTTATCAACGGTGACAAAGTCGAAGTCAAAAACCGCGTATCGGCAATCATCGGTGGGCAAGGAGGCGGTGAGATCATCATAGCCCTCGGTGGGGCCACCGAGTTTATCAACGGTGACGAGCCTTGATCCTTCGTCGATCTTGAAAACAATGTATCTGTGCTCCTTCTTCCATTTCATATCCATGAACGAGTTCTTGCACTCATCTGTAACCCACATTCCAGTC encodes the following:
- the LOC100792501 gene encoding subtilisin-like protease SBT1.6 isoform X2 → MANIMRNADPPALLSCNLLLLFFIILFSFLPQTIALQYQVSKTFIFRIDSESKPSVFPTHYHWYTSEFADPTRILHLYDTVFHGFSAVLTHQQVASLGQHPSVLAVFEDRRRHLHTTRSPQFVGLRNQRGLWSETDYGSDVIIGVFDTGIWPERRSFSDSNLGPIPKRWKGVCESGVRFSPSNCNRKLIGARFFSKGHEASGTSFNDTVEFRSPRDADGHGTHTASTAAGRYVFEASMAGYAFGVAKGVAPKARLAMYKLCWKNSGCFDSDILAAFDAAVADGVDVISMSIGGGDGISSPYYLDPIAIGSYGAVSRGVFVSSSGGNDGPSGMSVTNLAPWLTTVGAGTIDRDFPAEVILGNGEPLKGKMYPLIYPGKSGVLTDSLCMENSLDPELVKGKIVVCDRGSSARVAKGLVVKKAGGVGMILANGISNGEGLVGDAHLLPACALGANFGDEIKEYINFSANPTATIDFKGTVVGIRPAPVVASFSARGPNGLSLEILKPDLTAPGVNILAAWTGGVGPSGLDSDTRRTEFNILSGTSMACPHVSGAAALLKSAHPDWSPAAIRSAMMTTATVFDNTNALMIDQATGNASTPYDFGAGHLNLALAMDPGLVYNITPHDYVTFLCAIGYGPRLIQVITGSPPNCPRRRPLPENLNYPSFVAVLPVSSSLLSKTFFRTVTNVGPPSAVYRVRVETQAEGVAVTVRPSQLVFSEAVKKRSFVVTVTADGRNLELGQAGAVFGSLSWTDGKHVVRSPMVVTQAQPL
- the LOC100792501 gene encoding subtilisin-like protease SBT1.6 isoform X1 gives rise to the protein MANIMRNADPPALLSCNLLLLFFIILFSFLPQTIALQYQVSKTFIFRIDSESKPSVFPTHYHWYTSEFADPTRILHLYDTVFHGFSAVLTHQQVASLGQHPSVLAVFEDRRRHLHTTRSPQFVGLRNQRGLWSETDYGSDVIIGVFDTGIWPERRSFSDSNLGPIPKRWKGVCESGVRFSPSNCNRKLIGARFFSKGHEASGTSFNDTVEFRSPRDADGHGTHTASTAAGRYVFEASMAGYAFGVAKGVAPKARLAMYKLCWKNSGCFDSDILAAFDAAVADGVDVISMSIGGGDGISSPYYLDPIAIGSYGAVSRGVFVSSSGGNDGPSGMSVTNLAPWLTTVGAGTIDRDFPAEVILGNGRRLSGVSLYSGEPLKGKMYPLIYPGKSGVLTDSLCMENSLDPELVKGKIVVCDRGSSARVAKGLVVKKAGGVGMILANGISNGEGLVGDAHLLPACALGANFGDEIKEYINFSANPTATIDFKGTVVGIRPAPVVASFSARGPNGLSLEILKPDLTAPGVNILAAWTGGVGPSGLDSDTRRTEFNILSGTSMACPHVSGAAALLKSAHPDWSPAAIRSAMMTTATVFDNTNALMIDQATGNASTPYDFGAGHLNLALAMDPGLVYNITPHDYVTFLCAIGYGPRLIQVITGSPPNCPRRRPLPENLNYPSFVAVLPVSSSLLSKTFFRTVTNVGPPSAVYRVRVETQAEGVAVTVRPSQLVFSEAVKKRSFVVTVTADGRNLELGQAGAVFGSLSWTDGKHVVRSPMVVTQAQPL
- the LOC100793035 gene encoding actin-depolymerizing factor 5 — encoded protein: MAMAFKMATTGMWVTDECKNSFMDMKWKKEHRYIVFKIDEGSRLVTVDKLGGPTEGYDDLTASLPTDDCRYAVFDFDFVTVDNCRKSKIFFIAWSPTASRIRAKILYATSKDGLRRALDGISYELQATDPTEMGFDVIRDIAK